One Lysobacter enzymogenes DNA segment encodes these proteins:
- a CDS encoding glycosyltransferase family 2 protein, protein MNRERVTVVLAAFDEAQSLPLLQPRIAAALDALAADGVDGQVLYVDDGSRDATWAILQGFAAADPRVGLLRLSRNFGKEAALTAGLDLVETGAALILDADGQDPPELIPQFVAKWREGYDDVYGTRLEREGEGWFKRSSAHAFYRVIGRLSRTPIPADTGDFRLLSPRALAALRQLRERHRFMKGLFGWVGYNRIGLPYHRGARAAGRSKFNFWRLWNLALEGITSFSTAPLRLATYLGLATAALAFAFALKVVLKALLFGDPVQGWPTMMAVILFLGGVQLIALGLIGEYLGRLYEESKQRPLYLVDTFRPAAGVSSGQTPLSTFPTLAQGDGRAHSKAAVGDESP, encoded by the coding sequence ATGAACCGCGAACGCGTCACCGTCGTCCTGGCCGCCTTCGACGAAGCGCAGAGCCTGCCCCTGCTGCAGCCGCGCATCGCCGCCGCGCTCGACGCGCTGGCCGCCGACGGCGTCGACGGCCAGGTGCTGTACGTCGACGACGGCAGCCGCGATGCCACCTGGGCGATCCTGCAGGGCTTCGCCGCGGCCGATCCGCGCGTGGGCCTGCTGCGGCTGTCGCGCAATTTCGGCAAGGAAGCGGCGCTGACCGCCGGGCTGGACCTGGTCGAGACCGGCGCGGCGCTGATCCTGGACGCCGACGGCCAGGACCCGCCGGAGTTGATCCCGCAGTTCGTGGCCAAGTGGCGCGAAGGCTACGACGACGTCTACGGCACCCGCCTGGAGCGCGAAGGCGAGGGCTGGTTCAAGCGCTCCAGCGCGCACGCTTTCTACCGGGTGATCGGGCGGCTCTCGCGCACCCCGATCCCGGCCGACACCGGCGACTTCCGCCTGCTCTCGCCGCGCGCGCTGGCGGCGCTGCGGCAGTTGCGCGAGCGCCATCGGTTCATGAAGGGCCTGTTCGGCTGGGTCGGCTACAACCGGATCGGCTTGCCGTATCACCGCGGCGCGCGCGCGGCCGGGCGCAGCAAGTTCAATTTCTGGCGGTTGTGGAACCTGGCCCTGGAGGGCATCACCAGCTTTTCCACCGCGCCGTTGCGGCTGGCGACCTACCTGGGCCTGGCCACGGCGGCGCTGGCGTTCGCCTTCGCGCTCAAGGTGGTGCTCAAGGCGCTGTTGTTCGGCGATCCGGTGCAGGGCTGGCCGACGATGATGGCGGTGATCCTGTTCCTGGGCGGGGTGCAGCTGATCGCGCTGGGGCTGATCGGCGAATACCTGGGGCGGCTGTACGAGGAATCCAAGCAGCGGCCTTTATATCTTGTCGACACCTTCCGGCCGGCTGCGGGAGTATCCTCGGGCCAGACCCCGCTTTCTACGTTCCCCACGCTCGCGCAAGGAGACGGCCGTGCGCACAGTAAGGCAGCTGTTGGAGACGAAAGCCCCTGA
- the mtgA gene encoding monofunctional biosynthetic peptidoglycan transglycosylase, with amino-acid sequence MKAAGPAAAASPSAAVPPPRRARRWLRWLIALPFLFVLASALQVAVLRFVDPPFSAFMLIRQGQAWGGGDFGFRLAYDWRDLDEISPNLPVAVVASEDQRFAEHFGFDLRAIEKARKNNERGRRVRGGSTVSQQTAKNLFLWAGRSWVRKGLEAWYTLLIETMWSKRRIIEVYVNVAEFGDGVYGAQAAARTYYRKDAARLAPAEAARMVAVLPNPKRYSIVKPGPYVQRRTNAIQRQMRNIGGSGYLKQIE; translated from the coding sequence ATGAAGGCTGCCGGCCCGGCCGCCGCCGCGTCGCCGTCCGCGGCCGTACCGCCGCCCCGGCGCGCGCGGCGCTGGCTGCGCTGGCTGATCGCGCTGCCGTTCCTGTTCGTGCTGGCCTCGGCGCTGCAGGTGGCGGTGCTGCGCTTCGTCGATCCGCCGTTCTCGGCGTTCATGCTGATCCGCCAGGGCCAGGCCTGGGGCGGCGGCGATTTCGGCTTCCGCCTGGCCTACGACTGGCGCGACCTGGACGAGATCTCGCCGAACCTGCCGGTGGCGGTGGTGGCCTCGGAGGACCAGCGCTTCGCCGAGCACTTCGGCTTCGACCTGCGCGCGATCGAGAAGGCGCGCAAGAACAACGAGCGCGGGCGCCGGGTCCGCGGCGGCAGCACGGTCAGCCAGCAGACCGCCAAGAACCTGTTCCTGTGGGCCGGACGCAGCTGGGTGCGCAAGGGCCTGGAGGCCTGGTACACGCTGCTGATCGAGACGATGTGGTCGAAGCGCCGGATCATCGAGGTCTACGTCAACGTCGCCGAATTCGGCGACGGCGTGTACGGCGCGCAGGCCGCGGCGCGCACCTACTACCGCAAGGACGCCGCCCGGCTCGCGCCGGCCGAGGCCGCGCGCATGGTCGCGGTGCTGCCCAATCCCAAGCGCTACAGCATCGTCAAGCCGGGGCCTTACGTGCAGCGGCGCACCAACGCGATCCAGCGGCAGATGCGCAACATCGGCGGCAGCGGCTACCTCAAGCAGATCGAATGA
- a CDS encoding CBS domain-containing protein, with the protein MRTVRQLLETKAPEVIAIGPDAPVIDAIRLMAEKRIGAVLVMDGARLAGILSERDYARKIVLQGRSSADTPVRDIMTAQVISVGLGDTAERCMQLVTDKRIRHLPVLEDGQVVGVVSIGDLVKAVIEDQRVELDQLQRYIAS; encoded by the coding sequence GTGCGCACAGTAAGGCAGCTGTTGGAGACGAAAGCCCCTGAGGTCATCGCGATCGGCCCGGACGCGCCGGTGATCGACGCGATCCGGCTGATGGCGGAAAAACGCATCGGCGCGGTGCTGGTGATGGACGGCGCGCGGCTGGCCGGGATCCTGTCCGAGCGCGACTACGCGCGCAAGATCGTGCTGCAGGGACGCTCGTCGGCGGACACGCCGGTGCGCGACATCATGACCGCGCAGGTCATCAGCGTCGGGCTCGGCGACACCGCCGAGCGCTGCATGCAGTTGGTCACCGACAAGCGCATCCGCCACCTGCCGGTGCTGGAAGACGGCCAGGTGGTCGGCGTGGTGTCGATCGGCGATCTGGTCAAGGCGGTGATCGAGGACCAGCGGGTCGAGCTGGATCAGTTGCAGCGCTATATCGCCAGCTGA